In Flavobacterium sp. CBA20B-1, one DNA window encodes the following:
- a CDS encoding DUF421 domain-containing protein translates to MDLEGLLLGKNNWTFMLSIAFRTFVMFLVILIFLRILGKRGVKQLSVFELVVILGLGSAAGDPMIYKEIGILNALVAFCVIAVCYKLLTLLVFKFKWLENVVEGKEVYIIKKGKFAIEDFSKETLSKDEFFMEMRRNSVFHLGQVEYAILEISGEISVYFYQTEQTKYGLPILPDSLKNIVHSFEIGIFYACTFCGETVSYNQEHAMKCRVCNRNEWVKASNRKISF, encoded by the coding sequence ATGGATTTAGAAGGATTACTTTTAGGTAAAAATAATTGGACGTTTATGCTTTCAATAGCATTTAGAACTTTTGTGATGTTTTTAGTCATCCTTATTTTCTTACGCATTTTAGGCAAGCGAGGTGTAAAACAATTATCTGTTTTTGAATTAGTTGTGATTTTAGGATTGGGGTCTGCTGCGGGAGATCCTATGATTTATAAAGAAATTGGTATTTTAAATGCTTTAGTGGCTTTTTGCGTAATTGCCGTTTGCTACAAATTGCTAACCTTATTGGTTTTTAAGTTTAAGTGGCTCGAAAACGTGGTGGAAGGCAAAGAAGTATATATCATTAAAAAAGGAAAATTTGCTATAGAAGATTTTTCAAAAGAAACTTTAAGTAAAGATGAATTTTTTATGGAAATGCGTCGAAACAGTGTTTTTCATCTTGGTCAGGTTGAATATGCAATTTTAGAGATTTCCGGCGAAATAAGTGTTTATTTCTACCAAACAGAGCAAACAAAATATGGGTTGCCCATTCTGCCTGATTCCCTAAAAAATATTGTACATTCGTTTGAAATTGGCATCTTTTATGCATGTACCTTTTGTGGAGAAACGGTTTCATATAATCAAGAGCATGCAATGAAGTGTAGGGTTTGCAACAGAAATGAATGGGTGAAAGCATCAAACAGAAAAATTTCGTTTTAA